The Schistocerca piceifrons isolate TAMUIC-IGC-003096 chromosome 5, iqSchPice1.1, whole genome shotgun sequence genome has a segment encoding these proteins:
- the LOC124799127 gene encoding probable N-acetyltransferase san has translation MTRSKIELCDVTPNNIKQLKCLNQVVFPVSYNDKFYKDVLEAGELAKLAYYNDSVVGAVCCRIYTSENLRCLYIMTLGCLYHYRRLGIGTKMVEHVLNYVEKDRNFDSIFLHVQVNNEGAIKFYKKFGFEIVETKEWYYKRIEPADAHVLQKTLRPQS, from the coding sequence ATGACCCGGTCCAAAATAGAACTCTGTGATGTCACACCaaacaatataaaacaactgaagtGCCTTAATCAAGTTGTCTTCCCAGTGTCATATAATGACAAGTTTTATAAGGATGTCTTGGAAGCAGGAGAACTAGCGAAATTAGCATATTACAACGACAGCGTTGTGGGTGCTGTGTGCTGCAGAATTTATACATCAGAGAATTTGCGCTGTCTGTATATTATGACACTGGGTTGTCTTTATCACTATCGCCGGCTAGGAATTGGTACGAAAATGGTGGAACATGTACTGAACTATGTCGAAAAGGACAGAAATTTTGACAGCATTTTCTTGCATGTACAAGTAAACAACGAAGGTGCCATCAAGTTCTATAAGAAATTTGGCTTTGAGATTGTTGAAACGAAAGAGTGGTACTATAAAAGGATAGAACCTGCTGATGCTCATGTTTTACAAAAGACACTTAGACCCCAATCGTGA